One segment of Camelus bactrianus isolate YW-2024 breed Bactrian camel chromosome 27, ASM4877302v1, whole genome shotgun sequence DNA contains the following:
- the PLIN1 gene encoding perilipin-1 isoform X3, translated as MMAVNKGPTLLDGDLPEQENVLQRVLQLPVVSGTCECFQKTYTSTKEAHPLVASVCNAYEKGVQGASSLAAWSMEPVVRRLSTQFIAANELACRGLDHLEEKIPALQYPPEKIASELKDTISTRLRSARNSISVPIASTSDKVLGAALAGCELAWGMAKDTAEYAANTRAGRLASGGADLALGGVEKVVEFLLPPAKEESVPAPGHQHSQKPPKAKPSLMSRVGALANTLSQHTLQTTARALKQGHALAMWIPGVAPLSSLAQWGASAAMQVVSRRQSEVRVPWLHNLTATQEEDHDDQKDTDGEETEEEEESETDENKLSERAALPGPQGLLGSVAHTLQKALQSTISVVTWAPAAVLGTAGRMLHLTPARAVSSTKGRAMSLSDALKGVTDNVVDTVVHYVPLPRLSLMEPESEFRDIDNPPAEAERQEAERRGSGAPPASPEPAPRPAQPRGSLRSARGPGAEDRVEAPAAPRPAFPAMPREKPTRRVSDSFFRPSVMEPILGRAQYSQLRKKS; from the exons GAGCAGGAGAACGTGCTGCAGCGGGTCCTGCAGCTGCCGGTGGTGAGTGGCACCTGTGAGTGCTTCCAGAAGACCTACACCAGCACCAAGGAAGCCCACCCCCTGGTGGCCTCTGTATGCAATGCCTACGAGAAGGGCGTGCAAGGCGCCAGCAGCTTGGCCGCCTGGAGCATGGAGCCGGTGGTCCGCAGGCTATCCACCCAGT TCATAGCCGCCAATGAGCTGGCCTGCCGAGGCCTAGACCACCTGGAGGAAAAGATCCCAGCCCTTCAGTATCCTCCTGAAAAG ATCGCCTCTGAGCTGAAGGACACCATCTCCACCCGGCTTCGCAGTGCCAGGAACAGCATCAGTGTGCCCATTGCCAGCACTTCAGATAAGGTCCTAGGGGCTGCTCTGGCCGGCTGTGAGCTCGCCTGGGGGATGGCCAAAGACACTGCCGAATATGCCGCCAACACCCGAGCCGGCCGGCTGGCCTCTGGAGGGGCCGACTTGGCCTTGGGTGGTGTTGAGAAGGTGGTAGagttcctccttcctccagccaAGGAAGAGTCAG TGCCTGCTCCAGGACACCAGCATTCCCAGAAACCTCCCAAGGCCAAACCAAGCCTCATGAGCAGAGTTGGAGCCCTGGCCAACACCCTCTCTCAACACACCTTGCAGACCACAGCCCGGGCGCTTAAACAGGGCCATGCCCTGGCCATGTGGATCCCAGGTGTGGCACCCCTG AGCAGCCTGGCTCAGTGGGGCGCATCAGCGGCCATGCAGGTGGTGTCCCGGCGGCAAAGCGAGGTGCGGGTGCCCTGGCTGCACAACCTCACTGCCACTCAGGAGGAGGACCATGATGACCAGAAGGACACAGAcggggaggagacagaggaggaggaggaatcagAGACTGACGAGAACAAGCTCAGTGAG AGAGCAGCTCTGCCTGGCCCACAAGGCCTCCTGGGCAGTGTGGCACACACCCTGCAGAAGGCCCTCCAGAGTACCATCTCAGTCGTGACATGGGCACCTGCAGCTGTGCTGGGCACGGCGGGGAGGATGCTGCACCTTACACCGGCGCGTGCTGTCTCTTCCACCAAAGGGAGGGCCATGTCCCTGTCCGACGCCCTGAAGGGTGTTACTGACAACGTGGTGGACACCGTGGTCCACTATGTGCCA CTCCCCAGGCTGTCGCTGATGGAGCCGGAGAGCGAATTCCGAGACATCGACAACCCGCCGGCCGAGGCGGAGCGCCAGGAGGCGGAGCGCAGGGGGTCTGGGGCGCCGCCCGCCAGCCCGGAGCCCGCGCCGCGCCCCGCACAGCCCCGTGGCAGCCTGCGCAGCGCTCGGGGCCCGGGCGCCGAGGACAGGGTGGAAgcgcccgccgccccgcgccccgccttCCCGGCCATGCCCCGCGAGAAGCCCACGCGCAGGGTCAGCGACAGCTTCTTCCGGCCCAGTGTCATGGAGCCCATCCTGGGGCGCGCGCAGTACAGCCAGCTGCGCAAGAAGAGCTGA
- the PLIN1 gene encoding perilipin-1 isoform X1, protein MMAVNKGPTLLDGDLPEQENVLQRVLQLPVVSGTCECFQKTYTSTKEAHPLVASVCNAYEKGVQGASSLAAWSMEPVVRRLSTQFIAANELACRGLDHLEEKIPALQYPPEKIASELKDTISTRLRSARNSISVPIASTSDKVLGAALAGCELAWGMAKDTAEYAANTRAGRLASGGADLALGGVEKVVEFLLPPAKEESVPAPGHQHSQKPPKAKPSLMSRVGALANTLSQHTLQTTARALKQGHALAMWIPGVAPLLLPSRPQSSLAQWGASAAMQVVSRRQSEVRVPWLHNLTATQEEDHDDQKDTDGEETEEEEESETDENKLSERAALPGPQGLLGSVAHTLQKALQSTISVVTWAPAAVLGTAGRMLHLTPARAVSSTKGRAMSLSDALKGVTDNVVDTVVHYVPLPRLSLMEPESEFRDIDNPPAEAERQEAERRGSGAPPASPEPAPRPAQPRGSLRSARGPGAEDRVEAPAAPRPAFPAMPREKPTRRVSDSFFRPSVMEPILGRAQYSQLRKKS, encoded by the exons GAGCAGGAGAACGTGCTGCAGCGGGTCCTGCAGCTGCCGGTGGTGAGTGGCACCTGTGAGTGCTTCCAGAAGACCTACACCAGCACCAAGGAAGCCCACCCCCTGGTGGCCTCTGTATGCAATGCCTACGAGAAGGGCGTGCAAGGCGCCAGCAGCTTGGCCGCCTGGAGCATGGAGCCGGTGGTCCGCAGGCTATCCACCCAGT TCATAGCCGCCAATGAGCTGGCCTGCCGAGGCCTAGACCACCTGGAGGAAAAGATCCCAGCCCTTCAGTATCCTCCTGAAAAG ATCGCCTCTGAGCTGAAGGACACCATCTCCACCCGGCTTCGCAGTGCCAGGAACAGCATCAGTGTGCCCATTGCCAGCACTTCAGATAAGGTCCTAGGGGCTGCTCTGGCCGGCTGTGAGCTCGCCTGGGGGATGGCCAAAGACACTGCCGAATATGCCGCCAACACCCGAGCCGGCCGGCTGGCCTCTGGAGGGGCCGACTTGGCCTTGGGTGGTGTTGAGAAGGTGGTAGagttcctccttcctccagccaAGGAAGAGTCAG TGCCTGCTCCAGGACACCAGCATTCCCAGAAACCTCCCAAGGCCAAACCAAGCCTCATGAGCAGAGTTGGAGCCCTGGCCAACACCCTCTCTCAACACACCTTGCAGACCACAGCCCGGGCGCTTAAACAGGGCCATGCCCTGGCCATGTGGATCCCAGGTGTGGCACCCCTG CTGCTGCCTTCCCGCCCTCAGAGCAGCCTGGCTCAGTGGGGCGCATCAGCGGCCATGCAGGTGGTGTCCCGGCGGCAAAGCGAGGTGCGGGTGCCCTGGCTGCACAACCTCACTGCCACTCAGGAGGAGGACCATGATGACCAGAAGGACACAGAcggggaggagacagaggaggaggaggaatcagAGACTGACGAGAACAAGCTCAGTGAG AGAGCAGCTCTGCCTGGCCCACAAGGCCTCCTGGGCAGTGTGGCACACACCCTGCAGAAGGCCCTCCAGAGTACCATCTCAGTCGTGACATGGGCACCTGCAGCTGTGCTGGGCACGGCGGGGAGGATGCTGCACCTTACACCGGCGCGTGCTGTCTCTTCCACCAAAGGGAGGGCCATGTCCCTGTCCGACGCCCTGAAGGGTGTTACTGACAACGTGGTGGACACCGTGGTCCACTATGTGCCA CTCCCCAGGCTGTCGCTGATGGAGCCGGAGAGCGAATTCCGAGACATCGACAACCCGCCGGCCGAGGCGGAGCGCCAGGAGGCGGAGCGCAGGGGGTCTGGGGCGCCGCCCGCCAGCCCGGAGCCCGCGCCGCGCCCCGCACAGCCCCGTGGCAGCCTGCGCAGCGCTCGGGGCCCGGGCGCCGAGGACAGGGTGGAAgcgcccgccgccccgcgccccgccttCCCGGCCATGCCCCGCGAGAAGCCCACGCGCAGGGTCAGCGACAGCTTCTTCCGGCCCAGTGTCATGGAGCCCATCCTGGGGCGCGCGCAGTACAGCCAGCTGCGCAAGAAGAGCTGA
- the PLIN1 gene encoding perilipin-1 isoform X4 gives MEPVVRRLSTQFIAANELACRGLDHLEEKIPALQYPPEKIASELKDTISTRLRSARNSISVPIASTSDKVLGAALAGCELAWGMAKDTAEYAANTRAGRLASGGADLALGGVEKVVEFLLPPAKEESVPAPGHQHSQKPPKAKPSLMSRVGALANTLSQHTLQTTARALKQGHALAMWIPGVAPLLLPSRPQSSLAQWGASAAMQVVSRRQSEVRVPWLHNLTATQEEDHDDQKDTDGEETEEEEESETDENKLSERAALPGPQGLLGSVAHTLQKALQSTISVVTWAPAAVLGTAGRMLHLTPARAVSSTKGRAMSLSDALKGVTDNVVDTVVHYVPLPRLSLMEPESEFRDIDNPPAEAERQEAERRGSGAPPASPEPAPRPAQPRGSLRSARGPGAEDRVEAPAAPRPAFPAMPREKPTRRVSDSFFRPSVMEPILGRAQYSQLRKKS, from the exons ATGGAGCCGGTGGTCCGCAGGCTATCCACCCAGT TCATAGCCGCCAATGAGCTGGCCTGCCGAGGCCTAGACCACCTGGAGGAAAAGATCCCAGCCCTTCAGTATCCTCCTGAAAAG ATCGCCTCTGAGCTGAAGGACACCATCTCCACCCGGCTTCGCAGTGCCAGGAACAGCATCAGTGTGCCCATTGCCAGCACTTCAGATAAGGTCCTAGGGGCTGCTCTGGCCGGCTGTGAGCTCGCCTGGGGGATGGCCAAAGACACTGCCGAATATGCCGCCAACACCCGAGCCGGCCGGCTGGCCTCTGGAGGGGCCGACTTGGCCTTGGGTGGTGTTGAGAAGGTGGTAGagttcctccttcctccagccaAGGAAGAGTCAG TGCCTGCTCCAGGACACCAGCATTCCCAGAAACCTCCCAAGGCCAAACCAAGCCTCATGAGCAGAGTTGGAGCCCTGGCCAACACCCTCTCTCAACACACCTTGCAGACCACAGCCCGGGCGCTTAAACAGGGCCATGCCCTGGCCATGTGGATCCCAGGTGTGGCACCCCTG CTGCTGCCTTCCCGCCCTCAGAGCAGCCTGGCTCAGTGGGGCGCATCAGCGGCCATGCAGGTGGTGTCCCGGCGGCAAAGCGAGGTGCGGGTGCCCTGGCTGCACAACCTCACTGCCACTCAGGAGGAGGACCATGATGACCAGAAGGACACAGAcggggaggagacagaggaggaggaggaatcagAGACTGACGAGAACAAGCTCAGTGAG AGAGCAGCTCTGCCTGGCCCACAAGGCCTCCTGGGCAGTGTGGCACACACCCTGCAGAAGGCCCTCCAGAGTACCATCTCAGTCGTGACATGGGCACCTGCAGCTGTGCTGGGCACGGCGGGGAGGATGCTGCACCTTACACCGGCGCGTGCTGTCTCTTCCACCAAAGGGAGGGCCATGTCCCTGTCCGACGCCCTGAAGGGTGTTACTGACAACGTGGTGGACACCGTGGTCCACTATGTGCCA CTCCCCAGGCTGTCGCTGATGGAGCCGGAGAGCGAATTCCGAGACATCGACAACCCGCCGGCCGAGGCGGAGCGCCAGGAGGCGGAGCGCAGGGGGTCTGGGGCGCCGCCCGCCAGCCCGGAGCCCGCGCCGCGCCCCGCACAGCCCCGTGGCAGCCTGCGCAGCGCTCGGGGCCCGGGCGCCGAGGACAGGGTGGAAgcgcccgccgccccgcgccccgccttCCCGGCCATGCCCCGCGAGAAGCCCACGCGCAGGGTCAGCGACAGCTTCTTCCGGCCCAGTGTCATGGAGCCCATCCTGGGGCGCGCGCAGTACAGCCAGCTGCGCAAGAAGAGCTGA
- the PLIN1 gene encoding perilipin-1 isoform X5 yields MMAVNKGPTLLDGDLPEQENVLQRVLQLPVVSGTCECFQKTYTSTKEAHPLVASVCNAYEKGVQGASSLAAWSMEPVVRRLSTQFIAANELACRGLDHLEEKIPALQYPPEKIASELKDTISTRLRSARNSISVPIASTSDKVLGAALAGCELAWGMAKDTAEYAANTRAGRLASGGADLALGGVEKVVEFLLPPAKEESVPAPGHQHSQKPPKAKPSLMSRVGALANTLSQHTLQTTARALKQGHALAMWIPGVAPLLLPSRPQSSLAQWGASAAMQVVSRRQSEVRVPWLHNLTATQEEDHDDQKDTDGEETEEEEESETDENKLSELPRLSLMEPESEFRDIDNPPAEAERQEAERRGSGAPPASPEPAPRPAQPRGSLRSARGPGAEDRVEAPAAPRPAFPAMPREKPTRRVSDSFFRPSVMEPILGRAQYSQLRKKS; encoded by the exons GAGCAGGAGAACGTGCTGCAGCGGGTCCTGCAGCTGCCGGTGGTGAGTGGCACCTGTGAGTGCTTCCAGAAGACCTACACCAGCACCAAGGAAGCCCACCCCCTGGTGGCCTCTGTATGCAATGCCTACGAGAAGGGCGTGCAAGGCGCCAGCAGCTTGGCCGCCTGGAGCATGGAGCCGGTGGTCCGCAGGCTATCCACCCAGT TCATAGCCGCCAATGAGCTGGCCTGCCGAGGCCTAGACCACCTGGAGGAAAAGATCCCAGCCCTTCAGTATCCTCCTGAAAAG ATCGCCTCTGAGCTGAAGGACACCATCTCCACCCGGCTTCGCAGTGCCAGGAACAGCATCAGTGTGCCCATTGCCAGCACTTCAGATAAGGTCCTAGGGGCTGCTCTGGCCGGCTGTGAGCTCGCCTGGGGGATGGCCAAAGACACTGCCGAATATGCCGCCAACACCCGAGCCGGCCGGCTGGCCTCTGGAGGGGCCGACTTGGCCTTGGGTGGTGTTGAGAAGGTGGTAGagttcctccttcctccagccaAGGAAGAGTCAG TGCCTGCTCCAGGACACCAGCATTCCCAGAAACCTCCCAAGGCCAAACCAAGCCTCATGAGCAGAGTTGGAGCCCTGGCCAACACCCTCTCTCAACACACCTTGCAGACCACAGCCCGGGCGCTTAAACAGGGCCATGCCCTGGCCATGTGGATCCCAGGTGTGGCACCCCTG CTGCTGCCTTCCCGCCCTCAGAGCAGCCTGGCTCAGTGGGGCGCATCAGCGGCCATGCAGGTGGTGTCCCGGCGGCAAAGCGAGGTGCGGGTGCCCTGGCTGCACAACCTCACTGCCACTCAGGAGGAGGACCATGATGACCAGAAGGACACAGAcggggaggagacagaggaggaggaggaatcagAGACTGACGAGAACAAGCTCAGTGAG CTCCCCAGGCTGTCGCTGATGGAGCCGGAGAGCGAATTCCGAGACATCGACAACCCGCCGGCCGAGGCGGAGCGCCAGGAGGCGGAGCGCAGGGGGTCTGGGGCGCCGCCCGCCAGCCCGGAGCCCGCGCCGCGCCCCGCACAGCCCCGTGGCAGCCTGCGCAGCGCTCGGGGCCCGGGCGCCGAGGACAGGGTGGAAgcgcccgccgccccgcgccccgccttCCCGGCCATGCCCCGCGAGAAGCCCACGCGCAGGGTCAGCGACAGCTTCTTCCGGCCCAGTGTCATGGAGCCCATCCTGGGGCGCGCGCAGTACAGCCAGCTGCGCAAGAAGAGCTGA
- the PLIN1 gene encoding perilipin-1 isoform X2 — translation MMAVNKGPTLLDGDLPENVLQRVLQLPVVSGTCECFQKTYTSTKEAHPLVASVCNAYEKGVQGASSLAAWSMEPVVRRLSTQFIAANELACRGLDHLEEKIPALQYPPEKIASELKDTISTRLRSARNSISVPIASTSDKVLGAALAGCELAWGMAKDTAEYAANTRAGRLASGGADLALGGVEKVVEFLLPPAKEESVPAPGHQHSQKPPKAKPSLMSRVGALANTLSQHTLQTTARALKQGHALAMWIPGVAPLLLPSRPQSSLAQWGASAAMQVVSRRQSEVRVPWLHNLTATQEEDHDDQKDTDGEETEEEEESETDENKLSERAALPGPQGLLGSVAHTLQKALQSTISVVTWAPAAVLGTAGRMLHLTPARAVSSTKGRAMSLSDALKGVTDNVVDTVVHYVPLPRLSLMEPESEFRDIDNPPAEAERQEAERRGSGAPPASPEPAPRPAQPRGSLRSARGPGAEDRVEAPAAPRPAFPAMPREKPTRRVSDSFFRPSVMEPILGRAQYSQLRKKS, via the exons GAGAACGTGCTGCAGCGGGTCCTGCAGCTGCCGGTGGTGAGTGGCACCTGTGAGTGCTTCCAGAAGACCTACACCAGCACCAAGGAAGCCCACCCCCTGGTGGCCTCTGTATGCAATGCCTACGAGAAGGGCGTGCAAGGCGCCAGCAGCTTGGCCGCCTGGAGCATGGAGCCGGTGGTCCGCAGGCTATCCACCCAGT TCATAGCCGCCAATGAGCTGGCCTGCCGAGGCCTAGACCACCTGGAGGAAAAGATCCCAGCCCTTCAGTATCCTCCTGAAAAG ATCGCCTCTGAGCTGAAGGACACCATCTCCACCCGGCTTCGCAGTGCCAGGAACAGCATCAGTGTGCCCATTGCCAGCACTTCAGATAAGGTCCTAGGGGCTGCTCTGGCCGGCTGTGAGCTCGCCTGGGGGATGGCCAAAGACACTGCCGAATATGCCGCCAACACCCGAGCCGGCCGGCTGGCCTCTGGAGGGGCCGACTTGGCCTTGGGTGGTGTTGAGAAGGTGGTAGagttcctccttcctccagccaAGGAAGAGTCAG TGCCTGCTCCAGGACACCAGCATTCCCAGAAACCTCCCAAGGCCAAACCAAGCCTCATGAGCAGAGTTGGAGCCCTGGCCAACACCCTCTCTCAACACACCTTGCAGACCACAGCCCGGGCGCTTAAACAGGGCCATGCCCTGGCCATGTGGATCCCAGGTGTGGCACCCCTG CTGCTGCCTTCCCGCCCTCAGAGCAGCCTGGCTCAGTGGGGCGCATCAGCGGCCATGCAGGTGGTGTCCCGGCGGCAAAGCGAGGTGCGGGTGCCCTGGCTGCACAACCTCACTGCCACTCAGGAGGAGGACCATGATGACCAGAAGGACACAGAcggggaggagacagaggaggaggaggaatcagAGACTGACGAGAACAAGCTCAGTGAG AGAGCAGCTCTGCCTGGCCCACAAGGCCTCCTGGGCAGTGTGGCACACACCCTGCAGAAGGCCCTCCAGAGTACCATCTCAGTCGTGACATGGGCACCTGCAGCTGTGCTGGGCACGGCGGGGAGGATGCTGCACCTTACACCGGCGCGTGCTGTCTCTTCCACCAAAGGGAGGGCCATGTCCCTGTCCGACGCCCTGAAGGGTGTTACTGACAACGTGGTGGACACCGTGGTCCACTATGTGCCA CTCCCCAGGCTGTCGCTGATGGAGCCGGAGAGCGAATTCCGAGACATCGACAACCCGCCGGCCGAGGCGGAGCGCCAGGAGGCGGAGCGCAGGGGGTCTGGGGCGCCGCCCGCCAGCCCGGAGCCCGCGCCGCGCCCCGCACAGCCCCGTGGCAGCCTGCGCAGCGCTCGGGGCCCGGGCGCCGAGGACAGGGTGGAAgcgcccgccgccccgcgccccgccttCCCGGCCATGCCCCGCGAGAAGCCCACGCGCAGGGTCAGCGACAGCTTCTTCCGGCCCAGTGTCATGGAGCCCATCCTGGGGCGCGCGCAGTACAGCCAGCTGCGCAAGAAGAGCTGA